The Kosakonia sacchari SP1 genome includes a window with the following:
- the mutH gene encoding DNA mismatch repair endonuclease MutH, with protein MFALAPFTSPPESEAQLLAQAQRLAGYTLGELAALSGLPVPRDLKRDKGWTGVLLELWLGASAGSKPEQDFAALGVELKTIPVDNLGRPLETTFVCVAPLTGNSGVVWETSHVRHKLKRVLWIPIEGSREIPIADRRVGSPLLWSPNAEEEQQLRLDWEELMDLIVLGQVTRITARHGEVLQLRPKAANSKALTEAIGEHGETILTLPRGFYLKKNFTGALLARHFLLSPH; from the coding sequence ATGTTCGCGTTGGCTCCTTTCACTTCACCGCCTGAATCAGAAGCGCAATTGCTGGCCCAGGCGCAGCGCCTGGCGGGCTACACGCTCGGCGAACTGGCCGCGCTTTCAGGCTTGCCCGTTCCGCGCGATTTAAAGCGTGATAAAGGCTGGACAGGTGTTCTGCTGGAACTGTGGCTCGGTGCCAGCGCAGGCAGTAAACCCGAACAGGATTTTGCCGCGCTGGGCGTTGAGCTAAAAACCATTCCGGTCGATAACCTGGGACGCCCGCTGGAGACCACGTTTGTTTGCGTGGCTCCCCTTACCGGCAACAGTGGCGTCGTGTGGGAAACCAGCCATGTAAGACATAAGCTCAAGCGCGTCTTATGGATCCCAATTGAAGGTTCACGTGAGATCCCGATAGCGGATCGTCGCGTCGGATCACCGCTGCTCTGGAGCCCAAATGCAGAAGAAGAGCAGCAGTTACGGCTCGACTGGGAAGAGTTGATGGACTTGATTGTGTTAGGCCAGGTTACCCGCATTACCGCCCGTCACGGCGAAGTATTGCAACTGAGGCCAAAGGCGGCCAACAGTAAAGCGCTGACCGAAGCCATCGGCGAACATGGCGAAACCATACTTACCTTGCCGCGCGGCTTTTACCTGAAAAAGAACTTCACTGGTGCACTGCTGGCGCGCCACTTTTTGCTCTCACCGCATTAA
- a CDS encoding TerC family protein, with protein sequence MLFAWVTDPNAWLALGTLTLLEIVLGIDNIIFLSLVVAKLPTAQRNHARRLGLAAAMIMRLLLLASIAWVTRLTHPLFSVFDHSVSARDLILFLGGLFLIWKASKEIHESIEGEEEGLKTNVHSFFGAIVQIMLLDIIFSLDSVITAVGLSDHLFIMMAAVVIAVGVMMFAARPIGEFVDRHPSVKMLALSFLILVGFTLILESVSIHVPKGYIYFAMFFSIAVETLNLMRNKKNPL encoded by the coding sequence ATGTTATTTGCATGGGTAACCGATCCCAACGCCTGGCTCGCGCTCGGTACGCTGACGCTGCTGGAGATCGTTTTAGGGATCGACAATATTATTTTCCTCTCTCTGGTGGTTGCGAAGCTGCCTACCGCGCAGCGTAATCACGCTCGTCGGTTAGGTCTGGCTGCGGCGATGATCATGCGGCTGTTACTGCTGGCATCTATCGCCTGGGTGACAAGGCTGACACACCCGCTGTTCAGCGTGTTTGATCACAGCGTTTCCGCCCGCGATTTGATCTTGTTCCTCGGTGGGCTGTTCCTTATCTGGAAAGCGAGTAAAGAGATCCACGAATCGATCGAAGGGGAAGAGGAAGGGTTGAAGACCAATGTGCATTCGTTCTTTGGCGCGATTGTGCAGATTATGCTGCTGGACATTATTTTCAGTCTCGACTCGGTGATCACGGCGGTGGGGCTGTCCGATCATCTGTTCATTATGATGGCGGCCGTAGTTATCGCCGTTGGCGTGATGATGTTTGCCGCGCGTCCGATTGGCGAGTTTGTTGACCGCCATCCGTCGGTCAAAATGCTGGCGCTGTCGTTTTTGATCCTCGTCGGCTTTACGCTGATTCTGGAAAGCGTCTCCATCCATGTACCGAAAGGTTACATCTACTTCGCCATGTTCTTCTCCATCGCGGTTGAAACGCTCAACCTGATGCGAAATAAGAAGAATCCGCTGTAA
- the lplT gene encoding lysophospholipid transporter LplT produces the protein MHESVSTNSSLWSRGMMAVIAAQFLSAFGDNALLFATLALLKAEFYPDWSQPILQMVFVGAYILFAPFVGQVADSFAKGRVMMFANGLKLIGAASICVGINPFVGYLLVGIGAAAYSPAKYGILGEITTGDKLVKANGLMESSTIAAILLGSMAGGVLADWHVLAALAVCALVYAGAVVANLLIPKLPAARPGQSWRFTPMTSSFFNACKSLWRNGETRFSLVGTSLFWGAGVTLRFLLVLWVPVALGITDNATPTYLNAMVAVGIVAGAGLAAKLVTLKTVARCMPAGILIGVAVVLFSLQHALLPAYGVLMLIGMLGGFFVVPLNALLQAIGKESVGAGNAIAVQNLGENMAMLLMLGLYSLAVKAGVPVIGTGVGFGVIFALAIAALWIWQRRR, from the coding sequence ATGCATGAGTCAGTAAGCACTAACTCCTCGCTGTGGTCGCGCGGGATGATGGCGGTGATTGCCGCGCAGTTTCTCTCCGCGTTTGGCGACAACGCGCTGCTTTTCGCCACGCTGGCGCTGCTGAAAGCGGAGTTTTATCCCGACTGGAGCCAGCCGATTTTGCAGATGGTGTTTGTGGGCGCTTACATTCTTTTCGCACCCTTTGTCGGGCAGGTCGCCGACAGCTTCGCCAAAGGCCGGGTGATGATGTTCGCCAACGGCCTGAAACTGATTGGCGCGGCGAGTATTTGCGTCGGCATCAATCCGTTTGTCGGTTATCTGTTAGTCGGCATTGGCGCGGCCGCCTATTCCCCGGCGAAGTACGGCATCCTCGGTGAAATCACCACCGGCGATAAGCTGGTGAAAGCGAACGGTTTGATGGAGTCGTCGACCATTGCCGCCATTTTACTTGGCTCGATGGCCGGCGGTGTGCTGGCCGACTGGCATGTGCTGGCAGCGCTTGCTGTTTGTGCGCTGGTGTATGCCGGAGCGGTGGTCGCCAATCTGCTGATCCCGAAGCTGCCTGCTGCGCGTCCGGGGCAATCCTGGCGCTTTACACCGATGACATCCAGCTTCTTTAACGCCTGTAAAAGCCTGTGGCGCAACGGTGAAACGCGCTTCTCGCTGGTCGGGACTAGTCTGTTCTGGGGCGCGGGCGTGACGCTGCGTTTCCTGCTGGTGCTGTGGGTGCCAGTGGCGCTTGGGATCACCGATAACGCGACGCCAACGTATCTTAACGCGATGGTCGCCGTCGGGATTGTGGCTGGTGCCGGTCTGGCGGCGAAGCTGGTTACACTGAAAACCGTGGCGCGTTGTATGCCTGCCGGCATTCTTATTGGCGTGGCGGTGGTGCTGTTCTCCTTGCAGCACGCATTACTGCCAGCGTACGGCGTGCTGATGTTGATCGGCATGTTGGGCGGTTTCTTTGTAGTGCCGCTGAATGCTTTGTTGCAAGCCATTGGTAAAGAGTCGGTTGGCGCGGGCAATGCGATTGCGGTGCAGAACCTCGGTGAAAACATGGCTATGTTGCTGATGCTGGGCCTGTACTCGCTGGCGGTGAAAGCGGGCGTACCGGTAATTGGTACTGGCGTTGGCTTTGGCGTGATTTTCGCGCTGGCAATTGCGGCGCTGTGGATCTGGCAGCGCCGCCGTTAA
- a CDS encoding NADP(H)-dependent aldo-keto reductase gives MQYHRIPHSSLEISTLGLGTMTFGEQNSEADAHAQLDYAVSQGINLIDVAEMYPVPPRPETQGLTETYVGNWLAKRGNREKLVIASKVSGPSRNNDSGIRPNQALDRKNIRVALDDSLKRLQTDYLDLYQVHWPQRPTNCFGKLGYSWVDSAPVVTLLETLEALTECQRAGKIRYIGVSNETAFGVMRYLQLAEKHELPRIVTIQNPYSLLNRSFEVGLAEVSQYEGVELLAYSCLAFGTLTGKYINGAKPAGARNTLFSRFTRYSGEQAQKAVAAYVDIAKRHNLDPAQMALAFVRRQPFVASTLLGATTMEQLKTNVESLHLDLSADVLAEIEAVHQVYTYPAP, from the coding sequence ATGCAGTATCACCGTATCCCCCACAGTTCGCTTGAAATAAGCACCCTGGGGCTGGGCACTATGACGTTTGGTGAACAAAACAGCGAAGCCGACGCCCATGCACAGCTCGATTACGCCGTCAGCCAGGGCATCAACCTGATTGACGTTGCAGAGATGTACCCTGTTCCGCCACGTCCGGAAACGCAGGGTTTGACGGAAACCTATGTCGGCAACTGGCTGGCGAAACGCGGCAACCGGGAAAAACTGGTTATCGCCTCCAAAGTCAGTGGCCCAAGCCGCAACAACGACAGCGGTATTCGCCCGAATCAGGCGCTGGATCGCAAAAACATTCGCGTCGCGCTCGATGACAGCTTAAAGCGCCTGCAAACCGATTATCTCGATCTCTACCAGGTACACTGGCCGCAGCGCCCGACCAACTGCTTTGGCAAGCTGGGTTACAGCTGGGTTGATAGCGCACCGGTCGTGACGTTGCTGGAAACACTGGAGGCCCTGACCGAGTGCCAGCGCGCCGGGAAAATCCGCTATATCGGCGTTTCAAACGAAACGGCATTTGGCGTAATGCGTTATCTGCAACTGGCCGAGAAGCATGAGCTACCGCGCATCGTGACAATTCAGAACCCGTACAGCCTGTTAAACCGCAGCTTTGAAGTGGGTCTGGCGGAAGTGAGTCAGTATGAAGGTGTCGAGTTGCTGGCTTATTCTTGCCTGGCGTTTGGTACGCTAACCGGCAAATATATCAACGGTGCGAAACCCGCTGGCGCACGCAACACGCTGTTTAGCCGCTTTACGCGTTACAGCGGTGAGCAGGCGCAAAAAGCGGTCGCGGCGTATGTGGATATCGCGAAGCGCCACAATCTGGATCCGGCGCAAATGGCACTGGCTTTCGTGCGGCGTCAGCCCTTCGTCGCCAGTACCCTGCTGGGCGCGACGACGATGGAGCAACTGAAAACCAACGTGGAAAGTTTGCATCTCGATCTCAGCGCAGACGTGCTGGCTGAGATCGAAGCGGTGCATCAGGTTTACACCTACCCGGCACCGTAA
- the ygdR gene encoding lipoprotein YgdR has product MKKWAVIISAVGLAFAVSGCSSDYVMATKDGRMILTDGKPEIDDDTGLVSYRDQQGNKMQINRDDVSQIIER; this is encoded by the coding sequence ATGAAGAAATGGGCAGTGATTATTTCCGCAGTGGGGTTAGCTTTCGCCGTTTCCGGATGCAGCAGTGATTACGTGATGGCGACAAAAGACGGCAGGATGATCCTGACGGACGGTAAACCGGAAATTGACGATGATACCGGGCTGGTCAGCTACCGCGATCAGCAGGGTAATAAGATGCAGATTAACCGCGATGACGTATCCCAGATTATTGAACGCTAA